The following coding sequences are from one Treponema bryantii window:
- a CDS encoding ASCH domain-containing protein has product MSTPNQVWNNYLKSLGEDPAKTEKAFPIVDHFCDEKVQTDNLYNLVIQGIKRATTASVKICEYYNEDFSKPGDYWILTNFDESECCVLQTVKSTIKKFSQITEEDAYIEGEGDKTLKYWREVHKSFFEEEYKSLGWKFSEDIEVVFEEFKVVYVEL; this is encoded by the coding sequence ATGAGTACACCTAATCAAGTTTGGAATAATTATTTGAAGTCTCTTGGCGAAGACCCCGCAAAGACAGAAAAAGCCTTTCCGATAGTAGATCATTTTTGTGATGAAAAAGTACAGACAGATAATCTTTATAATTTAGTAATTCAAGGAATAAAACGGGCAACTACAGCAAGTGTAAAAATTTGTGAGTACTATAATGAAGATTTTTCAAAACCTGGGGATTACTGGATACTAACAAATTTTGATGAGTCTGAATGTTGCGTATTGCAGACAGTAAAATCAACAATCAAAAAATTCAGTCAAATTACTGAAGAAGACGCATATATCGAAGGTGAAGGTGATAAAACTTTGAAATACTGGCGGGAAGTTCATAAGTCTTTTTTCGAAGAAGAATATAAAAGTCTTGGCTGGAAATTTTCTGAAGACATAGAAGTTGTCTTTGAAGAGTTCAAAGTTGTATATGTTGAACTGTAG
- a CDS encoding GNAT family N-acetyltransferase, giving the protein MNYIIETERLKLRELTLDDTEKLALVLSDPQSMRFYPHPFSREEVENWIKWNIDNYKKYGFGLWAVIEKESDEFIGDCGITMQQIGDDLFPEIGYHLRKEFRGNGYATEAARACSDFAKSRGIKQIISYMKSDNLPSRHVAERNGMTYVKSFTKTVMGKVVEDEVLYMKTL; this is encoded by the coding sequence ATGAATTACATAATCGAAACAGAACGTCTAAAATTACGCGAACTCACTTTGGATGATACAGAAAAGCTTGCACTTGTGCTTTCGGATCCACAGTCAATGAGATTTTATCCGCATCCTTTTTCCAGGGAAGAAGTTGAGAACTGGATTAAATGGAATATCGACAATTACAAAAAATATGGCTTTGGACTCTGGGCTGTAATTGAAAAAGAATCAGACGAATTCATCGGCGACTGTGGAATCACCATGCAGCAGATTGGAGATGATTTGTTCCCCGAGATTGGTTATCATCTTAGAAAAGAATTTCGCGGCAACGGTTATGCTACCGAAGCTGCCCGTGCCTGTTCAGATTTTGCAAAGAGTAGGGGAATCAAACAGATTATTTCCTACATGAAGTCCGACAATCTTCCGTCCCGCCATGTTGCCGAACGAAATGGTATGACCTATGTAAAATCTTTTACTAAGACTGTAATGGGAAAAGTTGTTGAAGACGAAGTTCTTTATATGAAAACATTATAG
- a CDS encoding class I SAM-dependent methyltransferase: MENWDDKFDYLKLTRSLYLNIDYLQFLIEKVWKITKKVDVIDFGCGYGYLGLALMSLLPNGSSYTGVDISEELINKGKEIFKELPFNHKFILSSANNVPEKDDTFDIAICNSVLMHIPEPDAVLAEMKRITKNDGMIITCESNWNAVNALLYIDGIKKSKITDLGFLQILFERIHEKTKTDGNIGMKMPVIMARNNIKNIQARISDSVRIILADEKNQDQDSIYTSLQSDGFGEELSDEQKSKKINWFMELGFSEEEATKYLEKEIKLNEIFRNRDELNLVYAAAMTFCFGYVSK; the protein is encoded by the coding sequence ATGGAAAACTGGGATGATAAGTTTGATTATTTAAAACTGACACGCTCTCTTTATCTGAATATTGACTATCTTCAGTTTCTTATTGAAAAGGTCTGGAAGATTACGAAGAAAGTTGATGTGATAGATTTTGGCTGTGGTTACGGATATCTTGGGCTAGCGCTGATGTCATTGCTACCGAACGGTAGTTCCTACACTGGAGTTGATATTTCTGAAGAACTAATCAATAAAGGAAAAGAGATTTTTAAGGAACTCCCGTTTAATCATAAGTTTATTCTTTCATCAGCAAACAACGTTCCAGAAAAAGATGATACTTTTGACATCGCAATTTGTAATAGCGTTCTGATGCACATTCCTGAGCCCGATGCTGTGCTGGCAGAAATGAAACGCATCACAAAAAATGACGGTATGATTATTACCTGCGAATCAAACTGGAATGCGGTAAACGCCCTTCTTTATATCGATGGCATTAAAAAGAGTAAAATCACAGACCTTGGTTTTCTGCAAATCCTGTTTGAACGCATTCATGAAAAAACAAAAACAGATGGAAATATCGGAATGAAAATGCCTGTCATCATGGCACGGAATAATATCAAAAATATTCAGGCCCGCATCAGTGACAGCGTTCGGATTATTCTCGCAGATGAAAAAAATCAAGATCAGGATTCTATTTACACCTCATTACAATCTGATGGTTTTGGAGAGGAACTTAGCGATGAACAAAAATCAAAGAAAATAAATTGGTTTATGGAACTCGGATTTTCGGAAGAAGAAGCAACCAAATATCTTGAAAAAGAAATCAAACTGAACGAAATCTTCAGAAACCGCGACGAGTTGAATCTGGTTTATGCTGCTGCCATGACTTTCTGTTTTGGTTATGTAAGTAAGTGA
- a CDS encoding GNAT family N-acetyltransferase, translating to MDLQIRKAIPEDAEILIKIYNDAFYEDCVRYGVCPAYGRSVEEMKKSIIEISKYIAYHDSTPIGVISVKDEGDGVYYIGCLCVIPEFQRKGIGHQLIEFMKTQYNDWKKIELITPIDKEKNVNFYTKKCGFKIDNEEMDSSVKVYHFSMQRNS from the coding sequence ATGGATTTACAAATCAGAAAAGCAATTCCCGAAGATGCAGAAATCCTCATAAAAATTTACAACGATGCATTTTATGAAGATTGTGTTCGCTATGGAGTGTGTCCAGCGTATGGCCGCTCGGTTGAAGAAATGAAAAAATCAATCATCGAAATTTCAAAATATATTGCGTATCATGATTCGACACCGATTGGCGTTATTTCGGTAAAAGATGAAGGAGATGGAGTTTATTATATCGGCTGCCTCTGTGTGATTCCCGAGTTCCAGCGTAAGGGCATAGGTCATCAATTAATTGAGTTTATGAAGACTCAATACAATGACTGGAAAAAGATCGAGTTAATCACTCCAATCGATAAAGAAAAGAATGTAAACTTTTATACCAAGAAATGTGGTTTTAAGATTGATAATGAAGAGATGGACAGCTCTGTAAAAGTTTATCACTTCAGTATGCAGAGGAACTCTTAA
- a CDS encoding DUF1697 domain-containing protein codes for MTRYIALLRGINISGKNKISMSELKTALIEKGFSEVSTYLNSGNIIFSDDEADTIVLTDKIKTLIQEKFSLDIPVFVIAQSELKTLLTKAPTWWGTDSKDIYDNLIFTISPHRIETVVEKIGEPTAELETVEICGNAAFWSFDRKQYAKANWWKKTAAAGIGEMITIRTANTLKKIAEM; via the coding sequence ATGACTAGATACATTGCACTGCTTCGAGGAATAAATATCAGCGGAAAGAATAAAATCTCAATGTCTGAACTGAAAACTGCTTTGATAGAGAAGGGCTTTTCAGAAGTTTCTACTTATCTCAATAGCGGAAATATTATTTTTTCAGATGATGAGGCTGACACAATCGTTCTGACTGATAAAATCAAAACTCTGATTCAAGAAAAGTTTTCTCTCGATATTCCTGTTTTTGTAATCGCCCAAAGTGAACTTAAAACACTGCTGACCAAAGCTCCGACCTGGTGGGGAACTGACAGCAAAGACATTTACGACAATCTGATTTTTACGATTTCACCGCATCGGATTGAAACGGTTGTTGAAAAAATTGGAGAGCCTACTGCAGAACTGGAAACGGTTGAAATCTGCGGGAATGCTGCATTCTGGTCATTTGACAGAAAACAATATGCAAAGGCAAATTGGTGGAAAAAGACTGCTGCCGCTGGAATTGGAGAAATGATCACAATCAGGACAGCGAATACTCTGAAGAAAATTGCGGAGATGTAA
- a CDS encoding VOC family protein yields the protein MKIEHIALYVNELEKARDFFVNYLNGTSNAGYHNPKTDFRSYFISFEDGARLELMHKPEMTDNEKHLNRTGYAHVAFSLGSKEKVDSLTAKLKSDGYEVISGPRTTGDGYYESCIVAIEGNQIEFTE from the coding sequence ATGAAAATTGAGCATATTGCCCTTTATGTAAACGAGCTAGAAAAAGCCAGAGACTTTTTTGTGAACTATCTGAATGGAACTTCGAATGCTGGTTATCATAATCCTAAAACTGATTTTCGTTCATATTTTATTTCTTTTGAAGACGGTGCAAGGCTTGAGTTGATGCACAAACCTGAAATGACTGATAATGAAAAACACTTGAATCGGACGGGATATGCCCATGTGGCATTTAGCCTGGGCAGTAAAGAAAAGGTTGATTCTCTGACAGCAAAACTAAAGTCTGACGGTTATGAAGTTATCAGCGGTCCACGAACAACTGGTGATGGTTATTACGAAAGCTGTATCGTGGCTATTGAAGGTAACCAGATTGAGTTTACAGAATAA
- a CDS encoding MBL fold metallo-hydrolase, with the protein MRILNLVENEVGDRGCEAAHGLSFYVETENHKFLFDSSPSEVVIRNARMLGVDLTAVDTVILSHGHYDHSGGILPFVELNPRAKIYMQHNAGGEYYAFDGEEQGFRYIGIDKKILSLPQVQLLKGDTKIDDELQVFTVDNRAFPLPSTNKRLRELCDGQYIQDEFHHEQNLLLIAGGKKILFCGCAHNGILNVMETLERKFGPASLPDLVIGGFHLMKRTEFSEADTAEVTEIADRLRAYKAHFATCHCTGLPFFNQMKESMGDQLSYVHSGDEVEV; encoded by the coding sequence ATGCGAATATTAAATCTTGTAGAAAATGAAGTGGGTGATAGAGGCTGCGAAGCTGCACACGGTCTTTCGTTTTATGTTGAAACTGAAAATCATAAGTTTCTCTTTGACTCAAGTCCTAGCGAGGTAGTGATTCGTAATGCCCGGATGCTTGGCGTAGATTTGACTGCTGTTGATACAGTGATTTTGAGTCACGGTCATTATGATCATTCGGGCGGAATCCTGCCGTTTGTGGAGTTGAACCCACGGGCAAAGATTTACATGCAGCATAATGCCGGCGGTGAATATTATGCCTTCGATGGAGAAGAGCAGGGTTTCCGCTATATCGGGATTGATAAAAAGATTCTCTCGCTGCCTCAGGTTCAGCTTTTGAAAGGTGATACAAAAATTGATGACGAGCTTCAGGTTTTCACTGTTGATAATCGTGCCTTTCCGCTTCCTTCTACAAACAAGCGTCTTCGAGAGCTGTGCGATGGTCAGTATATCCAGGATGAATTCCACCACGAACAGAATCTGCTTTTGATAGCGGGCGGAAAGAAAATCCTTTTCTGTGGCTGTGCGCACAACGGCATTCTGAATGTGATGGAAACGCTTGAACGAAAGTTTGGCCCGGCCTCACTCCCAGATCTCGTAATTGGTGGTTTCCATCTTATGAAGCGAACCGAGTTCTCTGAAGCCGATACCGCAGAAGTTACAGAAATCGCAGATCGTCTCAGAGCATACAAGGCTCACTTTGCAACCTGCCACTGCACCGGACTCCCGTTTTTCAATCAGATGAAAGAAAGCATGGGCGACCAGTTGAGTTATGTTCACTCTGGGGATGAGGTTGAGGTATAA
- a CDS encoding alpha-amylase family glycosyl hydrolase, whose product MTKQPEWLNTAVFYEIYPQSFMDSNGDGIGDFNGIISKLDYIKELGCTAIWMNPCFDSPFGDAGYDVSDYKKAAPRYGTNADLEKLFKEAHKRNMHVLLDLVPGHTSVEHKWFKESMKAQKNEFTDRYIWTDSIWKEPSGYGSLRGISDRDGSCVVNFFSHQPALNYGFYKPSESWQQSFDDPGPQATLEAMKDVMRFWLNLGADGFRVDMAGSLVKNDEDGKGTIRLWKNVRAFLDKEFPSAAMVSEWGEPDKSLQGGFHMDFLLHFGPSHYNDLFRCREPYFSSRGKGDVKEFVKKYLENYEKSERKGLICIPSGNHDMDRLARSLNPQEMKIAFAFLLTMPGAPFIYYGDEIGMRYVEGLVSKEGGYGRTGARSPMQWDSSKNAGFSSADKKKLYIPQDPAPDRPTVKQQIADKSSLWHEVKALIKLRMQTPALQNLGEIEFIETGYPLVYKRIAADGKACMVIINPSQKKCEVKMKEGQVLHITGKGAEYKNGCYKVEGGTAVIINLA is encoded by the coding sequence ATGACAAAACAACCGGAATGGCTTAATACTGCAGTTTTTTACGAAATTTATCCGCAGAGTTTTATGGATTCTAATGGAGATGGAATCGGCGATTTTAATGGAATTATTTCTAAGCTTGATTACATTAAAGAGCTTGGTTGTACTGCAATCTGGATGAATCCTTGTTTTGATTCTCCTTTTGGCGATGCCGGTTATGATGTTAGTGATTATAAAAAAGCGGCTCCACGTTACGGAACAAATGCTGATTTGGAAAAACTTTTTAAGGAAGCACATAAGCGCAACATGCATGTGCTTTTGGATTTAGTTCCAGGCCATACTTCCGTAGAACACAAATGGTTCAAAGAATCAATGAAAGCCCAGAAAAATGAATTTACTGACCGTTACATCTGGACTGATTCAATCTGGAAAGAACCAAGCGGTTATGGCTCTCTTCGCGGCATTTCTGACAGAGATGGTTCCTGCGTTGTAAACTTTTTTTCTCATCAGCCTGCATTAAATTATGGATTTTATAAACCAAGCGAAAGCTGGCAGCAAAGTTTTGATGATCCGGGGCCTCAGGCAACTCTTGAAGCAATGAAAGATGTTATGCGTTTCTGGCTGAACCTTGGTGCTGATGGTTTTAGAGTTGATATGGCAGGCTCGCTTGTTAAAAATGATGAAGATGGAAAAGGTACTATTCGTTTATGGAAAAATGTACGCGCATTTCTTGATAAGGAATTTCCATCTGCAGCAATGGTTAGTGAGTGGGGTGAACCCGATAAATCTTTGCAGGGTGGTTTTCACATGGATTTTCTGCTTCATTTTGGACCTTCTCACTACAATGATTTATTCCGCTGCCGGGAGCCGTATTTTTCCAGTCGTGGAAAAGGTGATGTAAAAGAGTTTGTAAAAAAATATCTGGAGAATTACGAAAAATCTGAACGAAAAGGTTTAATCTGTATTCCATCGGGAAATCACGATATGGACCGTCTTGCAAGAAGTTTAAATCCTCAAGAAATGAAAATTGCTTTTGCTTTTCTTTTGACTATGCCCGGCGCTCCTTTTATTTACTATGGTGATGAAATTGGAATGCGTTATGTTGAAGGGCTTGTTTCAAAAGAAGGAGGCTATGGCCGGACCGGTGCACGTTCTCCAATGCAATGGGATTCTTCTAAAAATGCAGGTTTTAGTTCTGCCGACAAAAAGAAGCTCTACATTCCTCAAGATCCGGCTCCGGATCGCCCTACTGTAAAACAGCAGATAGCAGATAAATCATCTTTGTGGCATGAAGTAAAGGCTTTAATCAAATTAAGAATGCAGACTCCGGCACTTCAAAATCTTGGTGAAATTGAGTTTATTGAAACTGGATATCCGCTTGTTTATAAACGAATTGCTGCTGATGGAAAAGCCTGTATGGTTATCATCAATCCTTCGCAAAAGAAATGTGAGGTAAAAATGAAAGAGGGCCAAGTTTTGCATATTACAGGAAAAGGCGCAGAATATAAGAATGGATGCTACAAAGTTGAAGGTGGAACTGCAGTGATAATAAATTTGGCGTAA